Proteins encoded together in one Acidobacteriota bacterium window:
- the thyX gene encoding FAD-dependent thymidylate synthase codes for MTDQHFEKLRRVSVPAFDRILGKPFKILDDGFIRVIDYLGCDQSIVQAARVSYGKGTKKISQDRELIRYLMRHRHTTPFEMCEIKFHLRVPMDTWRQWIRHRTANVNEYSTRYSEAIASAHRTKPWEWRLQSRNNKQGSEGFIDEEIGKHLTEGEDELHRTATRIYEERLKVGVAREQARKDLPLSTYTEAYWKIDLHNLLHFLELRMDATAQIEIRTYANIMGYEIVRKWCPLTWEAFEDYVLKGMRLSTHEQAIISAIANDKKKEAKQLALSHSYLMEKDGALKATLEGRELEEKLEKMSLPIPW; via the coding sequence ATGACCGATCAACATTTTGAAAAATTGCGGAGAGTCAGTGTTCCCGCGTTTGACAGGATCCTGGGGAAACCCTTCAAGATCCTGGACGACGGCTTCATCAGGGTGATCGATTATCTGGGCTGCGATCAGTCGATTGTCCAGGCGGCCCGTGTATCATACGGAAAAGGGACCAAGAAGATAAGCCAGGATCGGGAACTCATCCGCTATCTCATGCGCCACCGGCATACGACCCCTTTCGAGATGTGCGAGATAAAGTTTCATCTCCGCGTCCCGATGGACACATGGAGGCAATGGATCCGTCACCGCACGGCTAACGTGAACGAGTATTCCACCCGATATTCTGAAGCCATCGCCTCCGCCCACCGGACCAAGCCATGGGAATGGCGGCTTCAGTCCAGAAACAACAAGCAGGGAAGCGAGGGTTTCATAGATGAAGAGATCGGGAAGCATCTAACGGAGGGAGAAGACGAGCTGCATCGCACTGCGACCCGGATTTACGAAGAACGGCTTAAAGTTGGCGTTGCGCGTGAACAGGCGCGCAAAGACCTGCCACTTTCAACGTACACCGAAGCCTACTGGAAGATAGACCTGCACAATCTCCTTCACTTTCTGGAACTGCGGATGGACGCAACGGCGCAGATCGAGATCCGCACCTACGCCAACATCATGGGATATGAGATCGTCAGGAAATGGTGTCCCCTGACATGGGAGGCTTTTGAAGATTACGTTCTGAAGGGGATGAGGCTTTCCACGCATGAGCAGGCGATAATTTCTGCCATAGCTAATGACAAGAAGAAAGAGGCGAAACAGTTAGCACTCTCTCACAGCTATCTTATGGAAAAAGACGGCGCTTTAAAAGCCACCCTGGAAGGCCGAGAGCTGGAAGAAAAGCTTGAAAAAATGTCCCTTCCCATACCATGGTGA